The sequence below is a genomic window from Meiothermus cerbereus DSM 11376.
TCTTTCATGCCTTATTCTGGCATACGGATTTTTAGAGATGCACCCCTTCTTTTGATCAAGCTCAGAGCCCTTTATCTTGCCGTAGGGAGTTGTAGGCCCAACCAGCGGCTTGATAGGCGCAATGCAATAGTAACCAGGGCTCCCAGCACTACTGCCAGGGCTGAGTAAGCAGGTATAAATGTGTAGATCAGGAAAACCAGCGCTGCACCTCCGCTGGCCGCCGAGGCGTAGAGGTCGCGGTTGCGATAGAAAATGCCGGGAATTTCCCCCGCCAGCACATCGCGCAAAACCCCACCCCCCACCCCCGAAACAGTGCCCACGAAAACGCAGCCCCAAAACCCCAGGCCAAAAGTCAGGGCTCGCTCGGCCCCCAGCGCGGCAAACAGCCCCAGCCCAATGGTGTCCAGGTAGTAGATGAGGCGCTCGAGCCGTCCCAGCCGATGACTAAACCGCCATACCAGCAGGGCCACCAAAAACACCAACCACAACACCGGCTCATTTCGCAGCGACCCTGCGGGTAGTGAACCCACCAGCACATCCCGGATGGCCCCCCCGCCAATCGCCGTAACCCCGGTTAGTACGATAATGCCCACCAGGTCGAAGCGCTTTTGCACAGCTACCAGGGCGCCCGATACCCCAAAAGCCAAAAGGCCAGCCCAGGCTAGAAGGTCGAGCAACTGCCAGTGCTGCATAGCTTGAGGGGCGGCGCTAGCTGTTGTCGCCCTGCTTTTCCGGGAGGGGCTCGAGGTAGACCATCGCCCGGCACTGGGCATGGTCGGGGGCCAGGCCTTCAGAGGTCTTGAAGGTCAGACCCACCCGCTTTTCCGGCAGGCCGGTCAGAAGGGCCAGGTGTTGCTGAATGGCCGCGCGGTGGGGCCCCAGTTTGGGCCGGTCGAGCACCACCACTGCCGAAAGCTGGCCCAGCCGATAACCGCTGTCCCGCACCTTTTGCAAGACCACCTCGAGGATTACCCGACTTTCCAGGCCCTTCCACTTGGGGTCATAATCGGGAAAATAGCTGCCGATGTCGCCGAGGGCAAAAGCCGAGAGCAAAGCATCGGAGATGGCGTGCAAAAGAACATCTCCATCGGAATGGGCAATGGCGCCGCGCTCGCTCTCGATTCGGACACCTCCCAGCCACAGTTCGCGCCCCTCACCTAAGCGGTGGGCGTCTTCGCCATAGCCAATGAGCAGTTGTGACCAGGTAGAAGGCTTCTCTGCCACGTAAATATCCTATTGTCTGTGTGAGGCCGGTAGCAAGGCGCTACACGTGCATGCTGTTACAGACTGCTGAGGAGTCCCGCGGATGCCTGAACCCCAGGGTTCTGTCCGCTTGGGCTTGAAGCCAGAACCACTTTGCAATAAACTTTGACTCAGTATAACTTTTAGGAGCAACCATGAAGGAAGCAGTTATCGTCAGTGCGGTACGTAGCGCCGTTGGGCGCGGCAAAAGTGATGGTTCCCTGGCCACCGTTCACCCCATAGACCTCTCGGCTCAGGTAATGAAAGCCGCGGTGGAAAAGGCTGGAGCAAACCCGGCCATCATCGAGGACATCCAGTGGGGTTGCGCCATGCCCGAGGCCAGCCAGGGCTTGAACGTAGCCCGGCTCTCGATGCTGCGGGCTGGGTTTCCGGTGGAGGTTTCGGCAGCCACCATCAACCGCTTTTGTTCCTCGGGCCTGCAAAGTATAGCTTACGCAGCCCAGGCCATTATCTCGGGCATGAACGAGGTGGTGCTGGCTGGCGGCGTAGAGATGATGAGCCAGGTGCCCATGTCGGGCTACCATACCCAGCTACATCCCGAGCTGACCGAGGCCTATATCGGCATGGGCTTTACCGCCGAGCGGGTGGCGGAGCGCTGGGGCATTAGCCGCGCGGAACAGGATGCCTGGGCTCTGCGCAGCCACCAGAAAGCCCTCGAGGCCCAGGCCCGGGGTGCTTTTGACGAGCAAATTGTGCCCATCCCGGTAAAAAAGGTGCACTGGAAGGGCAGCAAAAAACAAGTAGAGGAGACCCTATTCAGCAAAGATGAGCTTCCTCGTGCTGATACCAGCCTCGAGCGCCTGGCCAAACTCAAACCTGCCTTCAAGGAAGGGGGCAGCGTAACGGCAGGCAATGCCTCCCCCTACTCCGACGGGGCAGCGGCCGTGTTGGTGATGAGCGCAGAAAAGGCTAAGGAGCTGGGCCTGAAGCCGCTGGCCCGGTTTATTTCGTTTGCCACGGCTGGGGTGGAACCAGACATTATGGGTGTGGGGCCTATCAAAGCGGTTCCCAAAGCTCTGGCCAAAGCCGGTATTACCCTGGACGACCTGAAGCTAATTGAGTTCAATGAGGCCTTTGCCGCCCAGGTGCTGGCGGTCATGGGCGAGCTGCAGATGAACCCCGAAAAGGTAAACGTCAACGGTGGTGCCATCGCCTTGGGGCATCCCCTGGGCGCAACCGGGGCCAAGCTCACCACCCAGCTGATTCACGAGCTCGGCAAGCGTGGGGGCGGGCTGGGTCTGGTGACTATGTGCATTGGTGGTGGCATGGGCGCGGCTGGGGTGTTTGAGGTGTATCCCCAGGGCTAAGATGCCCTGGGCCCAATCGCCTAATCAAGCAAGAAGATAGCGTGGGGTATTGCGACTGGAAGGCTGCCGCTAGACGCCCAGCCCGGTAGATATCCCACCTTATCAACTTTTCAATTGAACAAGACCAACGGAGCGCGTATGTTTGAACCTGGGTTATTAAAAGACAAAGTGGTGTTGGTTACAGGGGGCGGCACGGGCCTTGGGCGCTCGATGAGCACGCGTTTTCTGGAGCTGGGGGCCAAGGTGGCCATTACTAGCCGCCGGGTCGAAACCATTGCTCAGGCTGCCCAAGAAATGATGCAGCAGACCGGAGGAGAGGTTTTTGCCACGCCGGTAGACGTGCGCGACCCCGAGGCTGTACGGGCCATGGTGGACGCTGTCGAGGCCCATTTTGGCCGGATCGATGTGCTCATCAACAACGCAGCAGGTAACTTCATCTCGCCTACAGAACGCCTGTCTTACAGGGCCTTCGACGCGGTGCTTAATATCGTTTTGCACGGTACAGTGTACTGCACGCTGGAAGTGGGCAAGCGCTGGATTGCAAAGGGGCAAAAGGGCACCATGCTCAACATCGCCACCACCTATGCCCAGTCCGGCTCGGGCTACGTGGTGCCGTCGGCGACGGCCAAGGCCGGGGTGGTGACCCTGACCAAATCGCTGGCGGCGGAGTGGGGCAAGTATGGCATCCGCCTCAACGCCATCGCACCGGGGCCTTTCCCCACCGAGGGAGCCTGGACGCGCCTGATGCCCACCCCGGAGATTGCCCAGATGTTCGAGAAGAAGATTCCCCTGGGACGGGTGGGCCAGCACATTGAACTGGCCAACCTGGCCGCCTACCTAATCTCGGACTATGCGGGTTTTATCACCGGCGACATCATTACCATTGATGGGGGCGAGACGGTCTGGAACGCCGGGGAGTTTAACGTACTGGACGCGGTGACCAAAGAGCAGTGGGATATGCTCGAGGCCATGCGTAAAAAAGGTTGACCCCGCAATTGGGTTTTGGCATGGCAAAATAGAACCGTGGAGCTGATTCAACCTTATATCGGCCAGCTCACCTTTGGGGGGCTGGCCGGTTTTGCCGTTGGCTACGCCATCAAAACCGTGGGCCGCTGGGTGGCCATCATCCTGGGCCTGATTTTTGTGGTGGTGCAGGTGCTGGCCTCAATGGGCTATATCAACGTGGACTGGACGCGCATCCAGCGCGATGTGGAGCCTTTGTTGCAGCAGGAGCAGATCAAAAATGCCTGGGACGCGCTGGTGCGGGTGCTCACCACCAACCTGCCCTTTGGGGGGGCCTTTGTGGCGGGCCTCTTGCTGGGCCTGCGGCGGGGCTAGGCGTACTTGGAGCGGAGCAACAGGGCCTGGCTCGAGAGCTCCGGCAGCCGTTCAAGCCTAACCCCTGGGTTGTGCTTTTGTTGCGCCAGGTAAGGCAGCACCTGCTCGGTGGCCAGGTTGCCCACCAGGTCATCGCCCGCAAAGGGACAGCCGCCGATGCCCCCCAGGGCCCCCTCGAGCCAACCCACCCCAAACTCCAGGGCCACCTGTACCTTATCCAGGGTTTGTTCTGGGCGGCTGTGCAGGTGCAGGCCGAGGCGCTCGTCCAATCCCCCCGCCTGGGCCACGGCTTCAAGGGTCTGGGCGATGGTCTTGGACGAGGCCACCCCATAGGTGTCGGCCAGGACGATGCCGGAAAGCCCGGGCAGCTGCCGCAGGCGCTCTACAAACGCCGCAGTTAGGTCGGGTATCCAGGCATCGCCGTAGGGGTTGCCAAAGGCCATCGAGAGGTAGACCACGAACCTGAGCCCCTGGGCCTCAGAGATAAGCTGCTCCAGCACCGGCCAGGACTCCTCGATCCCCAGGTTGAGGTTTTTGCGCTGGAAGGTATCGCTAATGGAAAAGGGGTAGCCCACCGTGGTCAGGTGGGCGGCTTGTCGGGCCCGCTCGAGGCCCTTCGGATTCCCGATGATGGCCAGGTACTCGCGCCCCTCCGGGGCGGGCAGGGCCGCCAGCACCGCCTCGGCATCGGCGTGCTGGGGCACCCATCTGGGCGAGACGAAGCTGGTGATGTCGAGGCTATGAAAACCGGCCTCGAGCAGCGCCAGTAGATAGCCCACTTTTTCTTCAGTCGGGATGAACCGGGCAAATCCTTGCCAGGAATCCCGCGGACACTCCACCCACTTCACAGTTCCTCACTATATCGAGCCAGGCCCTCTGGCTGCACCACATACAGCTCGCCCCACAGCGGAAAGCCCTGACGGAACACATCGCGCAGGATTTCGCGCATCAGCTCGGGGTCTATTACGCCGGGGCGCAGCACGATGCGCGGAAAACTGAGAGGAAAGCGCACGGGGTCGGAGAAGTCCAGGTCGAGTGTGACCAGCACATAGTTGTGGCGTTCGGCATAGGTATACAAAACCTGGTCGGAGCGCCCCGTGAGGCCCACTTCCCGCACCGTGGTTACATCGTGGCCCTCGCCAATGAGCCACCACAAGACCCGCTGGGGGATGTTCTCGTCTAGTAGAATCCGCATGAAGCCTCGAGCTTACCGCAGGTCAAAACCAACAGAACGCAGGGGCTCCTTCAGGTGAGGGCCCCTGCAAAAAAACCAAGCCATTACCCCTCCTCCAGCGAGATCCACTCGTAGTTGGTGGCGCGGGCCCCATACAGCAAGGCCGCCTGGATGTCCTGGCGGGTCAGCTCGGGCCACTGTACGAGCACCTCTTCGATGGACATCTGCGAGGCCAGGGCCTCCAAAACCATATGCACGGCGATGCGGGTTCCTCTTAGGCGGGGCCTGCCGCGCAGAACGTCGGGGCTGGAGCGGATGCGGGAGAGGAGTTCGCTGCGAACCTTTGCGCCCAGCTTCATAGTTAACCTCCCTCGAGGCGGCCTTATCGGCGGCGGAACCAACCCAAAGACACCTTGCAGCCCTACTGGGAAACCGGATTTGCTCTGTGGGCTGCATGATTCATCATAGCGTTTTTTTCTGCTGGCGAGTCCTGCTGTGATTGGCCCCGTGCTCCAAATTATGCTGTCGGCCAGAGCCCAAACGCGCAAAAGTTGAGCCTTTGACCAGAGCGCAGCTAGAAATTCACGCCGGGCACCTGACGGGTGGCCTCGTCGGTCTCGAAGAAGGGCTTGGGCTTCTTGCTCATTAGCTGGGCGATGAATACACCGGGGATGGTGGTTACGGTGTTGTTGAAGTCCAGCACGGTGTCGTTGAAGAACTGGCGGGCATAGGCAATCTTGTTTTCGGTTTCCTCGAGCTGCCCCTGCAACTCCCGGAAATTGGCGTCGGCCTTGAGTTCAGGATAGGCCTCAGCGATAGCAAAAACGCTGCGCAAGGCCTGGGTGAGCTGGTTGGAGGCCGCCGATTTTTCTTCGATGCTTCCAGCAGAGAGCATCCGCTCACGGGCCTGGGTTACCCGGTCGAACACCCCGGTCTCGTGTGCAGCGTAGCCCTTGACGGTATTGACCAGGTTGGGAATGAGGTCGTTGCGCCGCTTGAGCTGCACATCCACCTGAGAAAATGCGTTGTTCACACGATTTTCCAGGGTGATGATGCGGTTGTAGTAGAAGATGAACAGTGCCACAATCAGCAAAACCAGAATCAACAGGATTTCCATACTTTATGCCTCCTTGTACCCTATTATCGGGCCCCACTCGAGCCGCCACCACCGGAAGAACCCCCGCTGGAACTGCCCCCAAAGCCGCCGCCGGAGCCACCAGAGGGCTTGAGGGCCCGCTCGAGGCTTTCCAGGTTGCGGGCAATCTGGGCCAGACCCCCCGTCATCTGGCTGATTTGCTGCAGCATGTCGCCAGAGGCCATCACCGACCCGGCCTGGCCCAGGCTCTGCCCAGGAACCCAGCGGGGAACCGCCACTACCTCGGGCCGCCGCTGGGCTACCTGGCGCAGGTTTCGCAGGTAGCGCTCGGCCACGCCCAGGGCTGCTGCGTACACAAAGTGATAGTCCCACATTTTGAAGTGCTCGGCGGGGGCCGATTCCATCTGGGAGAAGTCGGCGAGAAAGTTGCGGTAGGCCTGCCAGCGCCTGGCATTTAGCAGTTTCTCCGGCCTCCAGCGGTTCAGCGCCCCAAAGGCCAGAAAACCCAGGGTCATAAAGCCGATGCCCGCCAGCACCCCGCTGACCATCAGTACCCCTACCCATAGGGCTCCGCCCTGGGTGTCCAGCAGGTAGGGGCCGGCGGTAAAAGTGAACAGGAAGAACAAAAACCCCAGCCCCACCAGCCACCCGCCCCAGCGCATGGCGGCCTGGCTGCTCTTAGGGTCGAGCAGCCTGCCGTAGGTGGCTTCGTAGATGGCCCTGGGGCGGCGGCTCATGCTGCTCAGGAGGCCGGGGTGCTGCTGGAAGTATGTCTTTAGTTCATCGGGCCGGAGCACGCCATCCGGGCCTGCGGCTGCCCGTAGCAAGTTCCAAACTTCCATTTCCAACTCCGTAGCGTTTGCTGGGGGAGCCACCAGCTTAAAGTGGGTCTCGCTGCCTTTAAAAAGGCCAAATAAGCTCTGGTTTTGCTGCTGGATGAGTTCGACTGAGCCTCGCCGGGCAAAATCCAGCAGGGTGGCCGAGATCATACGGCCCAACATGCTCTGACCGGGATCGGCCTGGGTCAGCACGTAAGGCACCAGGCCTGGCGGAATTTCCTCGGCAGGTTCGCGGTAGTAGCGGCCTACCTCCTCGGTGTGGGGCTCGCGTCCATAGCGCAAGTAGGCCCGCAGGAAAAAGCCAAAGAGCACCAAAAGCAACAACAGTGGGCCTGCCGCCAGCACCCAGGCCCAGCCGGGAACCTGCTGGTTTTCAATCAGCTGTCGGGAGCGCTCGCGGAAGCGCTGGGTTTCTTCCTCGGTTTCTTGCAACCACTGCTGGAGGCGGGGTTCGTCAAGGCTGCGGAAGGCAAAGGCCCTGGTGTCCAGGATGACCCGGGCTCGCACAAACTCGTTCTGACTGACGGGGGCCAACTGCACGGTAGCCACCTGTTTGCTTGGGTCGAACTCGAGGCTACCAATACGTCCACGTCCGGTGAAGATAAATACCCGGAACAGCTCCAAAGGCCTTGGGGCATGAATCCGTAGCAGGTAGCTGTCCACCGCGGCGTGTTCGGGCTCGAGCACCTGTCGGTCGAAGATGGCCGCATCGCTGGCTACGGTAACCTCGTTGCTGAGGGTGTAGCTGATACGGAAGGTGCGGCTTTGGTTTTCGGCCAGTACCGGCAGGTTGCCCGAGGGGTCGGGGGGGCCGGCGGTAAGGCTGATGCGATTGCCCTGTACTTCGTACCGGATGGGCCGACCATCGTCTAAGGCGCGGGCCTCCTCGAAGCGCACCGCTCCACCTTGGCGGGGGTCAATCTCCAGGAAGACCTCGCGGAAGGCGCCATCGAAGCGCCAGGTGCGCACGTCAACCACCCGCACCAGCCCATCGGCCTGTAGGTACACGTCCTGCTCGACGTGCTCGAGGGAGTAGCTCTTTCCCCAGGCTAGCGCCAGAAAAACCAGCGTTGCCAACCCAAAGCGCACGAGGTTCACCCTATCAACCTACCTCAAGCCTTGCTCCAACGGGAAACGTACGCCAGGTGTTCATGCCAGCCCCAGCCGCTTAGCGTCAGCTTTCAGGGCCTCGAGCACAAAAGCCATGTGTTCGTCGAGGTCTACCCCAAGCTCCTGCGCTCCCCGTACAATGCCGTCGCGGTCTACCCGGGCGGCAAAGGCTTTATCCTTAAACTTTTTCTTGAGGCTGGCGAGCTCGAGGCTGTGGATGCTCTTGTCGGGACGCACGTAAACTGCAGCCGTAATCAGGCCCACCAGCTCGTCCACGGCAAACAGTGCCCTGGCCATCAGGGAGTGGCGGGGGTACTCGGGTACATCCACGTGGCCCAAAATGGCCTCGATTACCTCCTCCGGGTAGCCCATCTCGCGCAACATCTGCACCCCTTTGTAGGGGTGTTCCTCAGGAAATTGCTCATAGTCAAAATCGTGCAGAACACCTGTAATGGCCCACTTTTCCTCGGGCTCGCCGTATTTCCTGGCATAAGCCCGCATGGCCGTCTCGACTGCCATCATGTGCCTTTGCAAGCTTTCCGAAGGGGTGAAGCGCTTCATGAGGGCCAGCGCGTCTTCATACACCATGTAAATGGCCATATGTGCCCATTCTGGGGAACTAAGGCTGTAGGGTCAAGGGCTGAAGTGATGCCTAACCGGGTTTGCAGTGGGATAGGCGGCTGTAGTCCGTAGGCCAGCCGGGACATTTGGGTTTTTGATCACCCTCGAGCTAGCCTGCCTTTTTGGCCCTCCCCCCCTTTCCCCGACCCGGTGGGTAGCTGTCGGGGCAGGGAAGGGGATGAAAAGCCAGCCGACGTGCACATCGTTCTTCTGGTAGCCCCCCAGGTTTTGGGGTAGGGCTGGAACAGGCCCGCTATAGGTTGAGCTGTGGCCGGCTCGAGCGTGATACACGGGGCTTTGAGGTGCTGCGCTATACCACCTGGCTGGAAGTGCTGTACCGCTTTGAACTGCCCCCGGTAGCGCTGGGCTCCTACCCGCTGCGCTGGCAGCTTTGGCAGGGTGAGCGGCTCATCGCCGAGGAAGACCGGCGATTTACCCTCACGGCAGGCCGCTAACATCTGCCAAATTACAGCCGGGCTTTACAGGCTATGGGTTTGTGTTATGGCCGATTGACGATGGCTGAAGTTGACGCTAAACTTTGACTCGGTATAAGTTTGTAACGAGTCAAAGAATGGTGCGGAGGTTAGCGGTGATTGCAGACAGAAAACTCTCTAACAAAGGCGGCGGCTGGCTCCTGGACAAACCCGAGCAGATCTTCACCCCGGAGGACTTCGACGACACCACCCGCATGATCCAGGAGACCGTGCGGCAGTTCGTGGAGAAAGAGTACCGTCCGGTGGCCGAAGCCATGGAGCATGGGGCGCTCGAGCACAACATTCCCTTGCTCAGAAAATCCGGAGAGCTGGGGCTCTTGGGGGTGGAGGTGGGCGAGGAGTACGGCGGCCTCGACCTGCCCAAAACCGTAAGCACCGTGATTGCCGAAGCCCTGGCCGGAACGGGCGGCTTTAGCGTGACCTACGGGGTGCAGACCAGCATTGGCCTGCTGCCGCTGGTGTACTGGGGCACCAAGGAACAAAAAGACAAATACCTAGCCAAGCTGGTCTCGGGGGAGCTCATTGCCGCCTACTGCCTGACCGAGCCCCAGTCCGGCTCCGACGCCATGGGGGCCAAGACCCGCGCCGAGCTCTCGGCGGATGGCAAGTACTACATCCTGAACGGCACCAAGATGTGGATCTCCAATGCCGGTTTTGCCCACCTCTTTACCGTCTTTGCCAAGACCCCAGAGGGCCTGACCGCCTTCCTGGTCGAACGTGACACCCCCGGCCTGCGCCTGGGCGGCGAAGAGAAGAAGATGGGCATCAAGGCTTCCAGCACCCGCCAGGTCTTTTTAGAAGACGTGAAGGTGCCGGTCGAGAACGTGCTGGGCGAGCTGGGTAAGGGGCACAAGATTGCCTTCAACGTGCTCAACGTGGGGCGCTACAAGCTGGGCGCGGGCGCCATCGGTGGGGCCAAGGGGGCGCTGGAACTCTCGGCCAAGTACGCCCAGGAGCGCGTGGCCTTTGGCCAGCCCATTGCTAACTTTGGCCTGATTAAGCAAAAGCTGGCCGAGATGGCTTCGCGCATTTTTGTGGGCGAGAGCGCGGTCTACCGCACCATGGGCATGATTGACCAGGCCCTGAGCAGCCTGGATAAAGCCAACGCTGCCGAGGCGGTTTTGGCCGGCATCGAGGAGTATGCCATTGAGGCCAGCATCATCAAGGTGCTGGGCTCCGAAGTGCTGGACTACGTGGTAGACGAAGGCGTACAGATTCATGGTGGCTACGGCTACTCCGCCGAGTACGAGATTGAGCGGGCCTACCGCGACAGCCGCATCAACCGCATCTTCGAGGGCACCAACGAAATTAACCGCCTGCTGATTCCCGGCATGCTGCTGCGCCGGGCCATGAAGGGCGAACTGCCCCTCTTCGATGCGGCCATGAAGCTGCAAAAGGAGCTGCTGGAGCCTTCCTTCGAGGAGCCCGAAGACAAGGAGATGGCCCAGCTCGAGGGCCTCAAAAAGCTAGCCCTGGCGGTGCTGGGTCTGGCTGCCCTCAAGTATGGCAAGCAGATTGAAGAAGAGCAGGAAGTGCTGGCGGTGGCTGCCGACATCCTTATCGACATCTTTGCCGCCGAGAGCGCCCTGCTGCGGGCCCGCAAACTGGGCGGTGGGGTGTATGCCGATATGGCCGCCCTCTACCTGTACCAGGCCCTCGACCGGGCCCAGGCTGCCGCGCTCTCGATTCTGCCGCGCCTGGCCGAGGGCGACGAGATGCGCCTGATGGCCTCGGCGGCCCGCCGCCTCACCAAGCACGACCCCGCCGACCTGGTAGAGGTGCGCCGCCGCATCGCGCAGAAGGTGCTCGAGGCGGGCGGTTACCCCCAGCCCAAAGCCTGAACGGGTCGGTTTTCTAAGGGCGCACCCGTTGCGCCCTTTTTTTGTTGGGTCGAGGTACGCAAAGCTTTACTGCTCTCCGGGCACCAGCACCAGGGCTTCCACATCCGGACCCAACCGGTTGAAGTGCACAGGGTTGAGGGTGATCAGGTGATGGACCCTGGCTCTGAGCGCCGCCTGGGCGATAAGGGCATCGTACACGGCTCCGCCAGTTAGATTGAGCTTTTCCAGCCGTCGCAACACCGTGTGGTAATCGCTATAGCTCAGGGCGACGGCTTGGAACCCCCCAAGGTTCTCCTCGATGAGCGTTCGGGCCGTGCTGGGCGGTATAGATGGACGTAGGGGTAATCGGGTCAGCACCGCATACAACTCAGCTAAGGTATGGGCGGCTACCACGCCATGATGCGCGCCTTCCAGGGTCTCTTGTAGCCAGCGCCAGGCCGCGGCGTGGGCGGGGTGAGACTGCACAAAGGCGGCCACCAGGCTCGAGGTGTCAAAGAGCAGCTTCATCAAGTGACCTGGTCCAGGCGCTCTTCCCGTACGCGGGCCAGGGTCTGCTTCAGGTCGCCAACGCTCTCG
It includes:
- a CDS encoding trimeric intracellular cation channel family protein, whose product is MQHWQLLDLLAWAGLLAFGVSGALVAVQKRFDLVGIIVLTGVTAIGGGAIRDVLVGSLPAGSLRNEPVLWLVFLVALLVWRFSHRLGRLERLIYYLDTIGLGLFAALGAERALTFGLGFWGCVFVGTVSGVGGGVLRDVLAGEIPGIFYRNRDLYASAASGGAALVFLIYTFIPAYSALAVVLGALVTIALRLSSRWLGLQLPTAR
- the ispF gene encoding 2-C-methyl-D-erythritol 2,4-cyclodiphosphate synthase, yielding MLIGYGEDAHRLGEGRELWLGGVRIESERGAIAHSDGDVLLHAISDALLSAFALGDIGSYFPDYDPKWKGLESRVILEVVLQKVRDSGYRLGQLSAVVVLDRPKLGPHRAAIQQHLALLTGLPEKRVGLTFKTSEGLAPDHAQCRAMVYLEPLPEKQGDNS
- a CDS encoding thiolase family protein; translation: MKEAVIVSAVRSAVGRGKSDGSLATVHPIDLSAQVMKAAVEKAGANPAIIEDIQWGCAMPEASQGLNVARLSMLRAGFPVEVSAATINRFCSSGLQSIAYAAQAIISGMNEVVLAGGVEMMSQVPMSGYHTQLHPELTEAYIGMGFTAERVAERWGISRAEQDAWALRSHQKALEAQARGAFDEQIVPIPVKKVHWKGSKKQVEETLFSKDELPRADTSLERLAKLKPAFKEGGSVTAGNASPYSDGAAAVLVMSAEKAKELGLKPLARFISFATAGVEPDIMGVGPIKAVPKALAKAGITLDDLKLIEFNEAFAAQVLAVMGELQMNPEKVNVNGGAIALGHPLGATGAKLTTQLIHELGKRGGGLGLVTMCIGGGMGAAGVFEVYPQG
- a CDS encoding SDR family oxidoreductase — protein: MFEPGLLKDKVVLVTGGGTGLGRSMSTRFLELGAKVAITSRRVETIAQAAQEMMQQTGGEVFATPVDVRDPEAVRAMVDAVEAHFGRIDVLINNAAGNFISPTERLSYRAFDAVLNIVLHGTVYCTLEVGKRWIAKGQKGTMLNIATTYAQSGSGYVVPSATAKAGVVTLTKSLAAEWGKYGIRLNAIAPGPFPTEGAWTRLMPTPEIAQMFEKKIPLGRVGQHIELANLAAYLISDYAGFITGDIITIDGGETVWNAGEFNVLDAVTKEQWDMLEAMRKKG
- a CDS encoding FUN14 domain-containing protein; translation: MELIQPYIGQLTFGGLAGFAVGYAIKTVGRWVAIILGLIFVVVQVLASMGYINVDWTRIQRDVEPLLQQEQIKNAWDALVRVLTTNLPFGGAFVAGLLLGLRRG
- a CDS encoding hydroxymethylglutaryl-CoA lyase, with amino-acid sequence MKWVECPRDSWQGFARFIPTEEKVGYLLALLEAGFHSLDITSFVSPRWVPQHADAEAVLAALPAPEGREYLAIIGNPKGLERARQAAHLTTVGYPFSISDTFQRKNLNLGIEESWPVLEQLISEAQGLRFVVYLSMAFGNPYGDAWIPDLTAAFVERLRQLPGLSGIVLADTYGVASSKTIAQTLEAVAQAGGLDERLGLHLHSRPEQTLDKVQVALEFGVGWLEGALGGIGGCPFAGDDLVGNLATEQVLPYLAQQKHNPGVRLERLPELSSQALLLRSKYA
- a CDS encoding DUF5615 family PIN-like protein, translated to MRILLDENIPQRVLWWLIGEGHDVTTVREVGLTGRSDQVLYTYAERHNYVLVTLDLDFSDPVRFPLSFPRIVLRPGVIDPELMREILRDVFRQGFPLWGELYVVQPEGLARYSEEL
- a CDS encoding DUF433 domain-containing protein, yielding MKLGAKVRSELLSRIRSSPDVLRGRPRLRGTRIAVHMVLEALASQMSIEEVLVQWPELTRQDIQAALLYGARATNYEWISLEEG
- a CDS encoding LemA family protein; this translates as MEILLILVLLIVALFIFYYNRIITLENRVNNAFSQVDVQLKRRNDLIPNLVNTVKGYAAHETGVFDRVTQARERMLSAGSIEEKSAASNQLTQALRSVFAIAEAYPELKADANFRELQGQLEETENKIAYARQFFNDTVLDFNNTVTTIPGVFIAQLMSKKPKPFFETDEATRQVPGVNF
- a CDS encoding DUF2207 domain-containing protein produces the protein MNLVRFGLATLVFLALAWGKSYSLEHVEQDVYLQADGLVRVVDVRTWRFDGAFREVFLEIDPRQGGAVRFEEARALDDGRPIRYEVQGNRISLTAGPPDPSGNLPVLAENQSRTFRISYTLSNEVTVASDAAIFDRQVLEPEHAAVDSYLLRIHAPRPLELFRVFIFTGRGRIGSLEFDPSKQVATVQLAPVSQNEFVRARVILDTRAFAFRSLDEPRLQQWLQETEEETQRFRERSRQLIENQQVPGWAWVLAAGPLLLLLVLFGFFLRAYLRYGREPHTEEVGRYYREPAEEIPPGLVPYVLTQADPGQSMLGRMISATLLDFARRGSVELIQQQNQSLFGLFKGSETHFKLVAPPANATELEMEVWNLLRAAAGPDGVLRPDELKTYFQQHPGLLSSMSRRPRAIYEATYGRLLDPKSSQAAMRWGGWLVGLGFLFFLFTFTAGPYLLDTQGGALWVGVLMVSGVLAGIGFMTLGFLAFGALNRWRPEKLLNARRWQAYRNFLADFSQMESAPAEHFKMWDYHFVYAAALGVAERYLRNLRQVAQRRPEVVAVPRWVPGQSLGQAGSVMASGDMLQQISQMTGGLAQIARNLESLERALKPSGGSGGGFGGSSSGGSSGGGGSSGAR
- a CDS encoding HDIG domain-containing metalloprotein, yielding MAIYMVYEDALALMKRFTPSESLQRHMMAVETAMRAYARKYGEPEEKWAITGVLHDFDYEQFPEEHPYKGVQMLREMGYPEEVIEAILGHVDVPEYPRHSLMARALFAVDELVGLITAAVYVRPDKSIHSLELASLKKKFKDKAFAARVDRDGIVRGAQELGVDLDEHMAFVLEALKADAKRLGLA
- a CDS encoding acyl-CoA dehydrogenase family protein, yielding MVRRLAVIADRKLSNKGGGWLLDKPEQIFTPEDFDDTTRMIQETVRQFVEKEYRPVAEAMEHGALEHNIPLLRKSGELGLLGVEVGEEYGGLDLPKTVSTVIAEALAGTGGFSVTYGVQTSIGLLPLVYWGTKEQKDKYLAKLVSGELIAAYCLTEPQSGSDAMGAKTRAELSADGKYYILNGTKMWISNAGFAHLFTVFAKTPEGLTAFLVERDTPGLRLGGEEKKMGIKASSTRQVFLEDVKVPVENVLGELGKGHKIAFNVLNVGRYKLGAGAIGGAKGALELSAKYAQERVAFGQPIANFGLIKQKLAEMASRIFVGESAVYRTMGMIDQALSSLDKANAAEAVLAGIEEYAIEASIIKVLGSEVLDYVVDEGVQIHGGYGYSAEYEIERAYRDSRINRIFEGTNEINRLLIPGMLLRRAMKGELPLFDAAMKLQKELLEPSFEEPEDKEMAQLEGLKKLALAVLGLAALKYGKQIEEEQEVLAVAADILIDIFAAESALLRARKLGGGVYADMAALYLYQALDRAQAAALSILPRLAEGDEMRLMASAARRLTKHDPADLVEVRRRIAQKVLEAGGYPQPKA
- a CDS encoding type II toxin-antitoxin system VapC family toxin; amino-acid sequence: MKLLFDTSSLVAAFVQSHPAHAAAWRWLQETLEGAHHGVVAAHTLAELYAVLTRLPLRPSIPPSTARTLIEENLGGFQAVALSYSDYHTVLRRLEKLNLTGGAVYDALIAQAALRARVHHLITLNPVHFNRLGPDVEALVLVPGEQ